The sequence GGTTGTTGCGAACCAAATTTCCTCCGAAACTGAAAGTATGCACGCGACAAACCGTATCTCGTTGTTGTGAAATATATGTGTTGTCAATCAACGAAGCAGTTGCTTCATCGTTTTGAATTTTGTAATAGTCAACGTAAGCACGCTTTTCAGCAAAAATTTCTGTAACCGAATTGGTTAAAACTTCATTGCTAGAAAGACTTTGGTGGCGCTCAATAATTTGTACGTGCGCGTTTTCGCCAACAACAATTAAATTTCTTGGTTGAAGAAACATCGCAGCTTCATTTCCTGTTGAAAAATTGATGATTTCAATAGGCTTTTCAACTTCTTTGTGCGCTGGAATATTTATGTAAGCACCTTCTTTTGTGAAAGCAGTATTCAGCGAAGTAAGACTGTCGCTTTTAGCTACTTTGTTGAAATATGCCTCAATCACAGGTTTATACTTGCTCTTATTCAAAGCTGCGGACATTAAACAAACGTCCAAAGTATCGTGCGTAGTTTCTGAAAGGAAAGAATTGTAAACGCCATCCACAAAAACCAATTTGTAAGTGTCTATTTCGTGAAGAAAATACTGGCGAACATCCTGAAGTTCTACGTGACGTTCTTTGTTTGAATAAACGCTGTAGTCTGGTTTCAGTAATGAATTCAGTGAAGTGTATTTCCAGGCT comes from Aequorivita sublithincola DSM 14238 and encodes:
- the sufD gene encoding Fe-S cluster assembly protein SufD, with product MSFKDKLLSSYIALEDYLEFDSPLHDVRNGAIKIFEEQGFPTKKEEAWKYTSLNSLLKPDYSVYSNKERHVELQDVRQYFLHEIDTYKLVFVDGVYNSFLSETTHDTLDVCLMSAALNKSKYKPVIEAYFNKVAKSDSLTSLNTAFTKEGAYINIPAHKEVEKPIEIINFSTGNEAAMFLQPRNLIVVGENAHVQIIERHQSLSSNEVLTNSVTEIFAEKRAYVDYYKIQNDEATASLIDNTYISQQRDTVCRVHTFSFGGNLVRNNLNFYQKGENCDSTLKGITILEGKQHVDHNTLVHHISPNCESHQDYKGLYAGSSTGVFNGKIVVERDAQKIDAYQQNDNILIDDKATINAKPQLEIFADDVKCSHGCTIGQFDEDALFYLRSRGIGLKEARALLMYAFANTVLESVKIPELKKRINKLIATKIGVNMGFEQ